A section of the Streptomyces sp. SLBN-118 genome encodes:
- a CDS encoding 3-hydroxybutyrate dehydrogenase has translation MTAPTTPGPAPHLPAPSVDLDLGGRTALVTGAAGGIGRACALRLAAAGAKVRAVDRDAHGLEALAAHCDGLAGAVEPDVLDLTDLDAAEAAAAGADILVNNAGLQLVRPIEQFPPDVFHTVLTVMLEAPFRLIRGALPHMYAQGWGRIVNISSVHGLRASAFKSAYVAAKHGLEGLSKTAALEGAPHGVTSVCVNPGYVRTPLVERQIADQAVAHSMAAERVLADVLLKDSAIKRLIEPEEVAEAVLYLCTPQASFITGTSLTLDGGWTAH, from the coding sequence ATGACCGCCCCCACCACACCAGGTCCCGCACCCCACCTCCCCGCGCCTTCGGTCGACCTCGATCTCGGCGGCCGTACGGCACTCGTCACCGGCGCGGCCGGCGGTATCGGCCGCGCGTGTGCGCTGCGGCTGGCGGCCGCCGGAGCCAAGGTCAGGGCGGTCGACCGGGATGCCCACGGGCTCGAGGCCCTTGCCGCGCACTGCGACGGGCTGGCGGGCGCCGTCGAACCGGACGTCCTGGATCTCACCGATCTCGACGCGGCCGAGGCGGCCGCGGCCGGCGCCGACATCCTGGTGAACAACGCCGGGCTGCAACTGGTCCGGCCCATCGAGCAGTTCCCGCCGGACGTCTTCCACACCGTGCTCACGGTGATGCTGGAGGCACCGTTCCGCCTGATCAGGGGCGCACTGCCGCACATGTACGCGCAGGGGTGGGGCCGCATCGTCAATATCTCCTCCGTTCACGGGCTGCGCGCCTCTGCCTTCAAGTCCGCGTATGTGGCTGCCAAACACGGTCTGGAGGGGCTCTCCAAGACCGCGGCCCTCGAAGGCGCCCCGCACGGAGTGACATCGGTCTGTGTCAATCCCGGCTATGTGCGCACGCCCCTGGTCGAGCGGCAGATCGCCGACCAGGCGGTTGCCCACTCCATGGCCGCGGAGCGTGTGCTCGCCGACGTACTGCTCAAGGACTCCGCGATCAAGAGGCTGATCGAGCCGGAGGAGGTCGCCGAAGCGGTGCTCTATCTGTGCACCCCGCAGGCGTCCTTCATCACCGGCACCTCACTCACCCTCGACGGCGGCTGGACCGCTCACTAG
- a CDS encoding NUDIX domain-containing protein yields MATPDFIRQIRAGAGHQLLLLPGVSAVVFDDKGRVLLGRRADTGKWAIIGGIPEPGEQPAVTAVREVYEETAVRCVAERVVLVHGLPKPITYPNGDRCQFMDITFRCRAVGGQARVNDDESLEVGWFSVDMLPELKDFARFRIKQALTEGPAWFQPTTEQ; encoded by the coding sequence ATGGCAACCCCTGATTTCATCCGCCAGATCCGGGCCGGTGCAGGCCATCAGCTGCTCCTGCTGCCTGGCGTCAGCGCGGTCGTCTTCGACGACAAGGGCCGCGTGCTGCTCGGCAGACGTGCCGACACCGGCAAGTGGGCAATCATCGGCGGAATTCCGGAGCCGGGGGAGCAGCCGGCCGTGACGGCGGTGCGCGAGGTGTACGAGGAGACCGCGGTGCGCTGTGTCGCCGAACGGGTCGTGCTCGTCCATGGGCTGCCCAAGCCGATCACCTACCCCAACGGCGACCGGTGCCAGTTCATGGACATCACCTTCCGCTGTCGCGCGGTGGGCGGACAGGCGCGTGTCAACGACGACGAGTCGCTGGAGGTGGGATGGTTCTCTGTGGACATGCTGCCCGAACTCAAGGATTTCGCCCGCTTCCGGATCAAGCAGGCCCTGACCGAGGGTCCTGCATGGTTCCAACCCACCACCGAGCAGTGA
- the lnt gene encoding apolipoprotein N-acyltransferase — MSVTITSVETPQPATAAGRPLLRRSVRPGAAALSGVMLYLSFPPRPLWWLALPAFALLGWTLYGRRLRPAFGLGYLTGLGFLLPLLVWTGEEVGALPWLALTAAEAVFVALACMGIAAVSRLPLWPVWAAGVWIVGEAARARMPFGGFPWGKIAFGQADSVFLPLAAVGGTPLLSFAVVLCGFGLYETVRRVLAYRRSGELPRGAALAAVLTVLVPVAGSLAALPLVDDTAEDGTATVAAIQGNVPRLGLDFNSQRRAVLDNHARRTQQLAAEVKAGKAAKPDFVLWPENSSDLDPYRNADAKVVIDDAVKAIGVPTVVGAVVTPDTGKLRNTLIEWDPARGPVNTYDKRHVQPFGEYIPMRSFVRLFSADVDRVRRDFGPGHTVGVFDLAGTKVGLVTCFEAAFDDAARDTVTHGAQLISVPSNNATFGRSEMTYQQLAMSRVRAVEHGRSVVVPVTSGVSAVILPDGKIVQKTRMFTPDALVAAVPLRSSLTPATRLATWPEGILVLVAAGGLGWAVARSAGDRRLRKAEQDTLQAG; from the coding sequence GTGAGCGTCACCATCACCTCCGTCGAGACCCCACAGCCCGCCACCGCCGCAGGCCGACCGCTGCTGCGCCGGTCCGTACGGCCGGGAGCCGCCGCGCTGTCCGGGGTGATGCTCTACCTGAGCTTCCCGCCGCGGCCCCTGTGGTGGCTGGCCCTGCCCGCGTTCGCCCTGCTCGGGTGGACCTTGTACGGGCGCAGGCTGCGGCCCGCCTTCGGTCTGGGTTACCTCACCGGCCTCGGCTTTCTGCTGCCCCTGCTCGTGTGGACGGGCGAGGAGGTCGGCGCCCTGCCGTGGCTCGCCCTGACCGCGGCGGAGGCGGTCTTCGTCGCACTTGCCTGCATGGGCATTGCCGCGGTGTCCCGACTGCCCCTGTGGCCGGTGTGGGCTGCCGGCGTGTGGATCGTGGGCGAGGCGGCCCGCGCGCGGATGCCGTTCGGTGGTTTTCCCTGGGGCAAGATCGCCTTCGGCCAGGCGGACAGCGTCTTTCTGCCGCTGGCCGCCGTGGGAGGGACGCCGCTGCTCAGCTTCGCGGTCGTCCTGTGTGGCTTCGGTCTGTACGAGACGGTGCGCCGTGTTCTCGCCTACCGGCGCAGTGGTGAACTGCCGCGCGGTGCGGCTCTCGCAGCCGTCCTCACCGTGCTCGTCCCGGTGGCCGGGAGCCTCGCCGCCCTGCCGCTCGTCGACGACACCGCCGAGGACGGCACCGCGACCGTCGCCGCGATCCAGGGCAATGTGCCGCGCCTCGGGCTCGACTTCAACTCCCAGCGCCGCGCCGTCCTCGACAACCACGCCCGCCGCACCCAGCAGCTGGCCGCCGAGGTGAAGGCGGGCAAGGCGGCGAAGCCGGACTTCGTGCTGTGGCCCGAGAACTCCTCGGATCTCGACCCGTACCGCAATGCCGACGCCAAGGTCGTCATCGACGACGCGGTGAAGGCGATCGGGGTGCCGACCGTCGTGGGCGCCGTGGTCACTCCCGACACCGGCAAGCTCCGCAACACCCTGATCGAATGGGACCCCGCGCGCGGGCCCGTCAACACCTACGACAAGCGTCATGTGCAGCCGTTCGGCGAGTACATCCCGATGCGCTCCTTCGTGCGGCTCTTCAGCGCCGACGTCGACCGGGTACGGCGTGACTTCGGCCCGGGTCACACCGTGGGTGTCTTCGATCTGGCGGGTACCAAGGTCGGGCTCGTCACCTGCTTCGAGGCGGCGTTCGACGACGCCGCGCGGGACACCGTCACCCACGGCGCGCAGCTGATCTCCGTACCCAGCAACAACGCCACGTTCGGTCGAAGCGAGATGACCTATCAGCAGCTGGCGATGTCACGGGTGCGGGCCGTCGAGCACGGGCGCTCCGTCGTCGTGCCCGTCACCAGTGGCGTCAGCGCGGTGATCCTGCCGGATGGGAAGATCGTCCAGAAGACCCGGATGTTCACGCCGGACGCGCTGGTCGCCGCGGTGCCGCTGCGTTCCTCGCTGACTCCCGCGACCCGGCTCGCCACCTGGCCCGAGGGGATTCTGGTGCTGGTCGCGGCCGGTGGACTCGGGTGGGCCGTCGCGCGTTCGGCCGGGGACCGCAGGCTGCGGAAGGCCGAGCAGGACACGCTCCAGGCCGGGTAG
- a CDS encoding O-antigen ligase: MAPPDSRSAARERGSATDVAGVVVLSGCVVWSLVSAAGREARPEGVLLAVFAVAAGYACGRICGTLLPVAAPGAAALAALGLAIASRQGVPGANPGAPTQPGHTGAAAALLVLAAGAACCAAAAARPPVLRLALRLLALAVASTALALGWVTGFAAAIGVLLCSLAAARMRWRTLALAGLAVATGLVVAISWGVAEDSLPQGLTVSLEGQLTQNRVALWQDAVALAKENPVRGVGPDRFGTLSTTAQQSLGSDGKPHSASLQQAAEQGVVGVALLGAVFGWLLYSLWRSPRSTPVVLSAGATLTALAFLASVGNALSFTPVTAGAGLLAGLATARMAGEGSTRAQGHPARQRHADSRVR, translated from the coding sequence ATGGCTCCACCGGACAGCCGGTCGGCTGCGCGCGAGCGCGGCAGCGCGACCGACGTCGCCGGCGTCGTCGTCCTCAGTGGATGCGTCGTGTGGTCGCTCGTGAGCGCGGCCGGGCGCGAGGCACGGCCTGAGGGCGTGCTGCTCGCCGTGTTCGCCGTCGCTGCGGGCTACGCCTGCGGGCGTATCTGCGGCACGCTCCTGCCGGTCGCCGCCCCCGGCGCGGCAGCGCTCGCGGCCCTCGGCCTGGCGATCGCCTCACGGCAGGGCGTTCCCGGTGCGAACCCGGGCGCGCCCACCCAGCCAGGTCACACCGGGGCTGCCGCCGCCCTGCTGGTACTCGCCGCGGGCGCTGCCTGCTGCGCAGCCGCGGCGGCTCGCCCGCCTGTGCTGCGTCTCGCCCTGCGGCTGCTTGCTCTCGCCGTCGCCTCCACAGCGCTGGCGCTTGGCTGGGTGACCGGGTTCGCCGCTGCGATCGGCGTGCTGCTCTGTTCGCTCGCGGCGGCCCGGATGCGCTGGCGGACCCTGGCGCTCGCGGGCCTCGCCGTCGCCACCGGCCTCGTCGTCGCCATCTCGTGGGGCGTGGCCGAGGACTCCCTGCCGCAGGGGCTCACGGTCTCGCTGGAGGGTCAGCTGACCCAGAACCGCGTGGCGCTGTGGCAGGACGCGGTCGCCCTCGCCAAGGAGAATCCGGTACGGGGCGTGGGCCCCGACCGCTTCGGCACGCTCAGCACCACAGCCCAGCAGTCGCTGGGTTCCGACGGCAAGCCGCACTCGGCGTCGCTGCAGCAGGCGGCCGAGCAGGGTGTGGTGGGGGTGGCTCTGCTGGGGGCGGTGTTCGGCTGGTTGTTGTACAGCTTGTGGCGCTCGCCCCGGTCCACGCCGGTGGTGCTGAGCGCGGGCGCCACGTTGACGGCACTGGCGTTCCTGGCGAGCGTCGGCAACGCGCTGAGCTTCACACCGGTGACGGCGGGCGCGGGGCTGCTCGCTGGTCTGGCGACTGCGCGCATGGCGGGCGAGGGCAGCACCCGAGCGCAGGGGCATCCGGCACGGCAGAGGCACGCGGACAGCCGGGTGCGCTAA
- a CDS encoding glutamate racemase, protein MKIALMDSGIGLLAAAAAVRRLRPDADLVLSSDPDGMPWGPRTADDVTGRALAVARAAAAYGPDALIVACNTASVHALPTLRAELEPAIPVIGTVPAIKPASAGGGPVAIWATPATTGSPYQRALIRDFADSVTVTEVPCPGLADAVQHADETAIDAAVAAAAALTPADVRAVVLGCTHYELVADRISAAVGGQVVLHGSAEAVAAQALRRIGELPAPDATPGSRLTVLLSGRESALPGQSMSYAEGRLLQAVTPAH, encoded by the coding sequence GTGAAGATCGCGCTCATGGACTCCGGAATCGGCCTGCTCGCGGCGGCCGCCGCGGTGCGCCGGCTGCGGCCGGACGCGGATCTGGTCCTCTCGTCCGACCCCGACGGCATGCCCTGGGGGCCGCGTACGGCGGACGATGTGACCGGGCGTGCGCTCGCCGTGGCCCGTGCGGCGGCCGCGTACGGCCCCGACGCTCTGATCGTCGCCTGCAACACGGCCTCCGTGCACGCCCTGCCCACGCTGCGCGCGGAGCTGGAGCCCGCGATCCCGGTCATCGGGACGGTTCCCGCGATCAAACCGGCGTCCGCGGGCGGCGGCCCCGTCGCGATCTGGGCCACGCCCGCCACGACCGGCAGCCCGTACCAGCGAGCCCTCATCCGGGACTTCGCCGACTCGGTCACCGTGACCGAGGTGCCGTGCCCCGGGCTGGCCGATGCCGTACAGCACGCGGACGAGACGGCCATCGACGCGGCGGTGGCGGCAGCAGCTGCCCTGACACCCGCCGATGTAAGGGCCGTCGTCCTGGGCTGCACCCATTACGAGCTGGTCGCCGACCGCATCAGTGCCGCCGTCGGCGGACAGGTGGTCCTGCATGGTTCGGCCGAGGCCGTGGCCGCGCAGGCGCTGCGCCGTATCGGCGAACTGCCCGCCCCTGACGCAACCCCGGGAAGCCGGCTCACCGTGCTGCTCAGCGGCCGTGAGTCCGCTCTTCCGGGACAGTCGATGAGCTATGCCGAAGGCCGTCTGCTCCAGGCAGTGACGCCCGCACACTGA